The DNA sequence AGATCAACAGAGCGGTGAGCGAATCCGTGACCACGAGCATCGGCAACAGCACAACCATGACTATCGAAGCGGGGCAGACCGGGTACGCGATCTACGGGGTGCGGATGCAGGTTACGGAGGGCCGGATGCGCAACGTCAACGTGTGCACCGATGCCAGCGAGGACCTGGGGCAGGTGACGACGTACGTGCCGATATCGTCCGGTTGGTGCCTCTGGACCAGCGACCAACCGCCGTGCCGGACCATCGACTGACCTGGGTACCGGCCGGGAGAGCCTGCACCCGTCCGGCCGAAGGGCACGCTGCCAGTCTCAACGTGGGCTGAGGCCGGCAGTCTCAACGTGGGCTGAGGCCGGCCGGAATTCGGTGGCCCCGCCCGGCGTTCAGGGCTAGCGTGACCGCCATGTTCGGCACCGTCGGCGCTGTGCGGCCCGCAGGTCTTCACCTGCCGGGCGCCGCCGTCGTGTGCGCGTGGCTGGCTGATACCCGAGGCTGACCCTCCTCCCGCTGCGGCAGAACCACGGAGGAGGGTGGCCCGGTCCTTCCGGCGCCGCCCGTCACTGGGTGCGCCGGGCGGCGTGGTTCTGACGCGGTCGGGCGGTCTGGCACCCGCCCGCGTTCGTCGTCCGCCAGCTCGTTTCCCACTCTGGAAGATCATCATGGCCAAGAGTCAGTTCGTGCGGGCGAAGCCGCACCTCAACATCGGCACCATGGGTCACGTCGACCACGGCAAGACCACCCTGACCGCCGCGATCACCAAGGTTCTCGCCGACCGGGACCCGGCGGCCAACCGGTTCGTGTCCTTCGACGGCATCGACCGGGCGCCGGAGGAGGTCTCGCGGGGCATCACCATCAACATCTCGCACGTCGAGTACGAGACCGCGACCCGGCACTACGCCCACGTGGACATGCCCGGCCACGCCGATTTCGTGAAGAACATGATCACGGGGGCGGCGCAGGTGGACGGGGCGATCCTGGTCGTCTCCGCGCTCGACGGAGCGATGCCGCAGACCCGCGAGCACGTGCTGCTGGCCCGTCGGGTCGGGGTGCCGTACCTGGTGGTGGCGATGAACAAGGCCGACGCGGTCGACGACCCGGAACTGCTCGACCTGGTCGAGCTCGAGGTCCGCGACCTCGTCACCGAGTACGGGTTCCCCGGTGAGCAGGTGCCGGTGGTCCGGGTGTCGGCGCTGCGGGCGCTGGAGGGCGACCCGCGCTGGGTGGACTCCATTGTGGAGCTGCTCGACGCGGTCGACCGGTACGTCCCGGTGCCGCCCCGCGAGTTGGGTGAGCCGTTCCTGATGCCGATCGAGAACGTGCTGACCATCTCCGGCCGGGGCACCGTGGTGACCGGCGCGGTCGAGCGGGGCACCCTGCGGCTCGGCGACCCGGTGGAGGTGGTCGGCCTCGGTCCGACCCTGTCGACCGTGGCGACCGGGCTGGAGACGTTCGGCAAATCGTTGG is a window from the Solwaraspora sp. WMMD792 genome containing:
- the tuf gene encoding elongation factor Tu yields the protein MAKSQFVRAKPHLNIGTMGHVDHGKTTLTAAITKVLADRDPAANRFVSFDGIDRAPEEVSRGITINISHVEYETATRHYAHVDMPGHADFVKNMITGAAQVDGAILVVSALDGAMPQTREHVLLARRVGVPYLVVAMNKADAVDDPELLDLVELEVRDLVTEYGFPGEQVPVVRVSALRALEGDPRWVDSIVELLDAVDRYVPVPPRELGEPFLMPIENVLTISGRGTVVTGAVERGTLRLGDPVEVVGLGPTLSTVATGLETFGKSLDIAEAGDNAAVLLRGVKRDQVQRGQVVAVPGSVTGHQRFRARLYVLTTAEGGRHTPFFANYRPQFYFRTTDVVGSVRLADGEMAMPGDTVEVTVELGKPVAMDVGLGFAVREGGRTVAAGTVAELLD